The proteins below are encoded in one region of Flavobacterium sp. IMCC34852:
- a CDS encoding polysaccharide biosynthesis/export family protein — MNKPKIYLLFLFSILLTSCVPTKDLVYLQNKSEGNATAVTPSNQKPYRLQTNDLLNISIKAIDPKLVEIFNPSGAQNLVSTPDQGNYFNGYSVDDHGNIRLPILGEINVLGYTTEEVRTKIEKLLLEKYFKSEAGIFVIVKLAGFRYTINGEVTNTGTKTLFQDKVNVMEAIANAGDITITGDRKDVKVIRTFPQGSETFSLDLTDAKVVNSPGFYLQPNDYVYVKPLKQKSWGTGKTGIESLTTIVTILSLATTTFLLLRN, encoded by the coding sequence ATGAATAAACCCAAAATATATCTACTTTTTCTATTTAGTATTTTATTGACTTCCTGCGTTCCTACCAAAGATTTGGTTTATCTTCAAAATAAAAGCGAAGGCAATGCCACTGCGGTAACTCCTTCTAATCAAAAGCCTTACCGTTTGCAAACCAATGATTTGTTGAATATATCTATTAAGGCCATCGACCCTAAATTGGTTGAAATATTTAATCCTTCGGGTGCTCAGAATTTGGTTTCCACTCCGGATCAGGGGAATTATTTTAACGGCTATTCAGTGGATGACCACGGGAATATTCGGTTACCGATATTGGGAGAAATCAATGTTTTAGGTTATACCACAGAGGAAGTCAGAACCAAAATTGAGAAATTGCTTTTAGAGAAATATTTCAAAAGTGAAGCGGGTATTTTTGTGATTGTAAAATTGGCCGGATTCCGATATACTATCAATGGAGAAGTAACCAATACCGGTACAAAGACCTTGTTTCAGGATAAAGTTAATGTCATGGAAGCCATTGCTAATGCCGGAGATATCACCATCACTGGAGATAGAAAAGACGTGAAAGTAATCCGAACCTTTCCGCAAGGAAGTGAAACTTTTAGTTTGGATTTGACCGATGCTAAAGTGGTGAATTCCCCCGGATTTTATTTGCAACCCAACGATTATGTTTATGTAAAACCTTTGAAACAAAAATCTTGGGGAACCGGAAAAACGGGTATAGAATCTTTGACCACTATAGTAACTATTTTATCATTGGCCACAACCACATTTTTGTTGCTTAGAAATTAA
- the recR gene encoding recombination mediator RecR, whose amino-acid sequence MEFSSKLLEKAVNEMAQLPGIGKRTALRLVLHLLKQPVEQTQFLSQALTSMREEIKFCKNCHNISDVEVCEICNNPSRNHKIICVVEDVRDVMAIENTNQFKGIYHVLGGKISPIDGVGPSQLNIKSLVDKVALGQTEELIFALSSTMEGDTTNFYIFKQIKDFDIKTSTIARGIAIGDELEYADEVTLGRSILNRVPFENSLKNL is encoded by the coding sequence ATGGAATTTTCTTCAAAACTTTTAGAAAAAGCGGTCAACGAGATGGCGCAATTGCCGGGAATTGGTAAACGAACAGCTTTGCGATTAGTTCTGCATTTGCTTAAACAACCGGTAGAACAAACCCAATTTTTATCGCAAGCTTTGACTTCAATGCGTGAGGAAATTAAGTTTTGTAAAAATTGTCACAATATTTCTGATGTTGAGGTATGTGAAATTTGCAACAATCCGTCAAGAAACCATAAAATTATTTGCGTGGTAGAAGATGTACGCGATGTAATGGCTATAGAAAACACCAACCAATTCAAAGGAATTTACCATGTTTTAGGCGGCAAAATTTCGCCTATCGACGGTGTTGGTCCAAGTCAGCTAAATATTAAATCTTTGGTGGATAAAGTGGCTTTGGGACAAACAGAAGAATTGATTTTTGCGCTAAGCTCAACCATGGAAGGCGATACGACGAATTTTTATATCTTCAAGCAAATCAAAGATTTCGATATAAAAACATCGACTATTGCTCGCGGCATTGCGATAGGCGATGAGTTGGAATATGCCGATGAGGTAACTTTGGGCAGAAGTATTTTGAATAGGGTGCCTTTTGAAAATTCTTTAAAAAATTTATAG
- a CDS encoding 3-coathanger stack domain-containing protein, with amino-acid sequence MYKIFKIVLLSCFVFNSATVSAQLSEYLADENSRISISQQTENEIRRFVEDNFKNYKLSKETTDEVIKHLREEEEFSEKELQKALVNTKIYELRKLFFLQNPDKKENYVAKIPPLTVMQTCTNGDFESGSAGYTFWSDAYPQPATGTGFFQSCAMPTAASATNMVTPATNNFASTITLIDSGSPGYQAFDPTLAGLGVNVPTINTNGGSKSIKLNNSAGFGSSDVTTMSRYFPVINQSTIDFNFSLVMDNKPAHGQPIQPFFRVRVLDQNGNVVDEICIIANPDNCLFNTLVVGSNRRVLYTGWICARLNVGEILNQPGTIEFTVSDCEPSAHFGTVYVDNICGFTCAVPQLGALNTDPANINCPDMSGATPIEVCGTYQPPVNAVLNTISLNILQNNVVIGTMAAPTTLTTSTYCFTVNPSLFGANPSGDFEFQVNGTFNVNCPAGTFVYDISDNSANIGPDVTFADCCQATLLLVSPTDDLSNLAVATTKEKERSDWIKAANIVSVGDNATGNGVVYHAANYVELNPGFEAVTGSQFAAYPEGCTSNFVYRQTDEIETEIKETNRAEDTIVNLIKIANGFAIIPNPSSSTIQIVMKDVQFNKINITSIDGKTVLNRNIEMTDKTQLDVSGYANGVYIINITSEDGRIHTEKLIKN; translated from the coding sequence ATGTATAAGATATTTAAAATAGTTTTACTGAGCTGTTTTGTTTTCAATTCGGCTACGGTTTCAGCCCAGCTCAGCGAGTATTTGGCTGATGAAAACAGCAGGATTTCAATTTCACAACAAACTGAAAATGAAATCAGACGCTTTGTAGAGGATAATTTTAAAAACTATAAATTATCCAAAGAAACTACCGATGAGGTGATTAAACACCTTAGAGAGGAAGAGGAGTTTAGCGAAAAAGAGTTACAGAAGGCTTTAGTCAACACCAAAATATATGAGTTAAGAAAATTATTTTTTCTTCAAAATCCTGATAAAAAAGAAAATTATGTGGCCAAAATTCCGCCGCTAACCGTGATGCAAACTTGCACAAACGGCGACTTTGAATCGGGATCAGCAGGCTATACTTTTTGGTCTGATGCTTATCCGCAACCGGCAACCGGAACAGGTTTTTTTCAATCTTGTGCCATGCCAACCGCTGCTTCCGCCACTAATATGGTAACACCTGCCACTAATAATTTTGCTTCAACCATAACACTCATAGATAGTGGAAGTCCGGGATATCAAGCTTTTGATCCTACATTAGCCGGTTTAGGTGTAAATGTGCCTACTATTAATACCAATGGCGGGTCTAAGTCCATAAAACTTAATAATTCAGCCGGATTTGGTTCCTCGGATGTAACCACCATGTCTCGCTATTTCCCGGTAATCAATCAATCCACCATCGATTTTAATTTCTCTTTGGTTATGGATAATAAACCGGCACACGGTCAACCTATTCAACCTTTTTTCAGAGTCAGAGTTTTAGATCAAAACGGAAATGTAGTCGATGAAATATGTATCATCGCTAATCCTGATAACTGTTTGTTCAATACCTTAGTCGTGGGTTCAAACCGAAGAGTGCTTTATACCGGTTGGATTTGTGCCCGATTGAATGTAGGCGAAATTTTAAACCAACCCGGAACTATTGAATTTACGGTCAGTGATTGTGAACCTTCAGCGCACTTCGGAACGGTTTATGTTGATAATATCTGTGGATTTACTTGCGCGGTTCCTCAGTTAGGCGCCTTGAATACAGATCCGGCCAATATCAATTGTCCCGATATGTCAGGCGCAACTCCAATAGAAGTTTGCGGTACTTATCAGCCACCGGTAAATGCAGTTTTAAATACTATTTCTTTGAACATTCTTCAAAATAATGTTGTAATCGGAACTATGGCTGCACCTACAACACTGACAACAAGTACTTATTGTTTTACAGTTAACCCGAGTTTGTTCGGAGCCAATCCGTCAGGCGATTTTGAATTCCAGGTAAACGGAACTTTCAATGTCAATTGTCCGGCCGGAACCTTTGTTTACGATATTAGCGATAATTCAGCCAATATTGGTCCCGATGTGACATTTGCTGATTGTTGTCAAGCCACTTTATTACTGGTTTCGCCTACGGATGATTTGAGTAATTTAGCGGTAGCCACTACCAAAGAAAAAGAGAGGTCAGATTGGATTAAAGCGGCCAACATTGTTTCCGTTGGAGACAATGCAACCGGCAACGGAGTCGTCTATCATGCCGCAAATTATGTAGAGTTAAATCCGGGATTCGAAGCCGTAACCGGTTCGCAATTTGCCGCTTATCCGGAAGGTTGTACGAGTAACTTTGTTTACAGACAAACTGATGAAATTGAAACTGAAATCAAAGAAACTAATAGGGCAGAAGATACAATTGTCAATTTGATTAAAATAGCCAACGGTTTTGCCATCATCCCGAATCCGTCCAGCAGTACCATTCAAATTGTGATGAAAGATGTCCAATTTAACAAAATAAACATCACCTCAATAGACGGTAAAACGGTCTTGAATCGCAATATCGAAATGACCGATAAAACCCAATTGGATGTCAGCGGTTATGCTAATGGGGTTTATATCATCAACATAACTTCGGAGGACGGCAGAATTCATACCGAGAAATTGATTAAGAATTAA
- a CDS encoding MarC family NAAT transporter, translating to MEIFLNTFFVLLGALFSVLNPIGAIPFFVGLTQDYSKAERSRVSLLAAVNVCIILLISFFVGEYVLSFFGITISALRIAGGILIASSGFGLLNANPKKRKGISKEVEEDLQNRSSIALTPLAMPMLAGPGSISLLIAFNQDHHSTPEILSSVFSIVIVSLLIFLILRSAHYLAKYLGASGIVAISRIVGFLTVAIGIQYIISAVLSIIRGI from the coding sequence ATGGAAATCTTTCTGAATACTTTTTTTGTCTTGTTGGGTGCCTTGTTCTCGGTTTTGAATCCTATTGGCGCCATTCCTTTCTTTGTGGGATTAACACAGGACTATTCAAAAGCAGAGCGTTCTCGAGTGTCGCTTTTGGCGGCGGTTAACGTTTGTATTATTTTATTAATCTCCTTTTTTGTCGGCGAATATGTTTTGAGCTTTTTTGGGATTACAATCTCAGCACTTCGAATTGCCGGTGGTATTTTGATTGCCAGTTCGGGTTTTGGATTGCTCAATGCTAATCCGAAGAAACGAAAAGGAATCAGCAAAGAAGTGGAGGAAGATTTGCAAAACAGAAGTTCGATAGCGCTAACGCCGTTGGCCATGCCTATGTTGGCCGGTCCGGGTTCGATTTCGTTGCTAATTGCTTTTAACCAAGACCATCACTCTACACCGGAAATTTTGTCTTCGGTGTTTTCTATTGTCATTGTTTCCTTATTGATATTTTTAATCTTGAGAAGTGCACATTATTTAGCCAAATACCTCGGAGCATCGGGCATTGTAGCCATTTCGAGAATTGTTGGCTTCTTGACGGTTGCCATTGGTATTCAATATATTATCAGTGCCGTTTTGAGTATTATCAGAGGAATTTAA
- a CDS encoding chromophore lyase CpcT/CpeT: MKKTVLFLAVSLMLIGCKSVQNQSKNSKELQELVTVMQGHYSSEKQSIADKDYYNISLRMTPIWKAKGNYLFVEQAIFDKQDKPYRVRIYKVSQRGDEFISEIYTLKDEKAWIGKWATPEAYDQLTEADIELKQGCEVKLKRIGKNKFEGATGDKTCPSELRGASWANSKVTVTETQILSWDQGFDKDGKQVWGATKGGYEFIKIQ, encoded by the coding sequence ATGAAAAAAACTGTTTTATTTTTAGCGGTAAGTTTGATGTTGATTGGTTGCAAATCAGTTCAGAATCAATCCAAAAACAGCAAGGAGTTACAAGAATTAGTCACAGTGATGCAAGGTCATTATTCTTCAGAGAAGCAATCTATTGCCGATAAAGACTATTACAATATTTCCCTTCGAATGACACCGATTTGGAAAGCCAAAGGCAACTACCTTTTTGTGGAGCAAGCCATTTTTGACAAACAAGACAAACCGTATCGTGTGAGAATTTATAAAGTTTCGCAAAGAGGCGATGAATTCATCAGTGAGATTTACACACTAAAAGATGAAAAAGCTTGGATTGGCAAATGGGCCACTCCCGAAGCTTATGACCAACTCACCGAAGCCGATATCGAACTAAAACAAGGCTGTGAAGTAAAGCTCAAACGCATCGGAAAAAACAAATTTGAAGGTGCAACAGGCGATAAAACTTGTCCGAGTGAATTGCGCGGTGCGAGTTGGGCCAACTCTAAAGTCACCGTAACCGAAACCCAAATTCTATCTTGGGATCAAGGTTTTGACAAAGACGGCAAACAAGTTTGGGGCGCTACCAAAGGCGGTTATGAGTTTATCAAAATTCAATAA
- a CDS encoding sodium:solute symporter, which translates to MSPTTILIIIVIYFGLLIFISNMVSKKGTDNDTFFKANKNSKWYLVAFGMIGTALSGVTFISVPGEVGNPDLQFKYFQFVLGNAIGFLIIAKVLLPLYYRMNLTSIYSYIEQRLGTISYKTAASIFLISRTIGSAFRLYLVVIVLQRYVFDAFQIPFALTVLISLGLIFAYTYRGGLKTIIITDTLQTFFLVSSVFLTIYFICDSLDFGAFQAFEAVKNSNYSKVFFFEDYLKGNYFWKQVLGGIFVTIAMVGLDQDLMQKNLSCKNIGEAQKNMFTFTGIFVLINIFFLSVGALLYLYAEKNGIAVPMVDGVARTDLLFPEIAFNHLTIVPAVVFLLGLTAATFATTDSALTALTTSFCVDFLGMDKAENQNKPNIVRTRHLVHVGFSFLMFLVIVLFNAVNDASVVKMIFKIASYTYGPLLGLYAFGLFVKSKTVHDKFVPLVCVISPAICFLISKYSAELLGDYVLDNELIIVNGFITFIGLLLISKPTTENTRY; encoded by the coding sequence ATGTCGCCAACTACTATTCTAATTATCATCGTTATTTACTTCGGATTATTAATTTTTATATCCAATATGGTAAGTAAAAAAGGTACTGACAATGACACTTTTTTCAAAGCCAATAAAAACTCCAAATGGTATTTGGTAGCTTTTGGAATGATAGGAACGGCGCTGTCCGGGGTAACTTTTATCTCGGTTCCGGGTGAAGTGGGGAATCCCGATTTGCAGTTTAAATATTTCCAATTTGTCTTGGGCAATGCCATTGGTTTTTTAATCATTGCCAAAGTCTTACTACCGTTGTATTACCGGATGAATTTGACGTCAATTTACAGTTATATTGAGCAACGATTGGGCACAATAAGTTACAAAACCGCGGCCTCGATTTTCTTAATCAGTCGCACGATTGGTTCGGCTTTTCGATTGTATTTGGTGGTCATTGTATTGCAGCGTTATGTGTTTGATGCGTTCCAAATTCCATTTGCTTTGACGGTTTTGATTTCGTTGGGATTAATTTTTGCCTACACTTATCGCGGCGGATTGAAAACGATTATCATTACCGATACTTTGCAAACTTTTTTCTTAGTTTCCTCAGTGTTTTTGACGATTTATTTTATTTGCGACAGTTTAGATTTTGGAGCATTTCAAGCTTTTGAAGCGGTTAAGAACAGTAACTATTCTAAAGTTTTCTTCTTTGAAGATTATTTAAAAGGCAATTATTTTTGGAAGCAAGTGCTTGGCGGCATCTTCGTGACGATTGCCATGGTTGGTTTGGACCAAGATTTAATGCAGAAAAATTTGAGTTGTAAAAACATAGGCGAAGCCCAAAAAAACATGTTCACGTTTACCGGGATTTTTGTGCTGATTAATATTTTCTTTTTGAGTGTTGGCGCTTTGTTATACTTATATGCTGAGAAAAACGGCATTGCGGTTCCGATGGTTGACGGTGTGGCGCGCACCGATTTATTGTTCCCTGAAATTGCTTTTAACCATTTAACGATAGTGCCGGCGGTGGTGTTTTTATTGGGATTGACTGCGGCAACTTTTGCTACAACGGATAGTGCTTTGACCGCTTTAACCACTTCGTTTTGTGTTGACTTTTTAGGCATGGACAAAGCCGAAAACCAAAACAAACCCAATATTGTGAGAACACGACACTTGGTTCATGTGGGTTTTTCGTTCTTGATGTTTTTGGTGATTGTTTTGTTCAATGCCGTGAATGACGCTTCGGTAGTGAAGATGATTTTTAAGATTGCTTCTTATACTTACGGACCGCTTTTAGGATTGTATGCCTTTGGTTTGTTTGTGAAATCGAAAACGGTTCACGACAAATTTGTGCCTTTGGTTTGTGTGATTTCGCCGGCGATTTGCTTTTTAATCAGCAAGTATTCTGCGGAATTGTTAGGCGATTATGTTTTAGATAACGAATTGATTATTGTCAACGGTTTCATCACTTTTATCGGATTGTTGTTGATTAGCAAACCGACGACGGAAAACACCCGATATTAA
- the ctlX gene encoding citrulline utilization hydrolase CtlX — translation MKQTTNSILMIRPVAFRMNEQTAVNNYYQKVLDGLSPETVNAKAQAEFDAFVNKLRKVGVNVIVVEDTLEPNTPDSIFPNNWISFHENGDVVLYPMFAENRRAERREDILDILEDEGFEINEIMDYTLAEEDNVFLEGTGSLLLDRENGKAYCALSPRADEELMIEFCEDFEFTPVIFEAFQTVNGERKLIYHTNVMMTLGDTFAVVCADCIDDKKERKMVLDSLRGDDKEIILITEDQVNNFAGNMLEVKGKNDERFLVMSESAFKSLTKKQIAQLEAHVEIIHSSLDTIEACGGGSARCMMAEIFLPKA, via the coding sequence ATGAAACAAACCACCAACTCCATACTAATGATACGCCCGGTGGCGTTTCGTATGAACGAGCAAACCGCGGTAAACAATTATTACCAAAAAGTACTAGACGGCTTATCGCCCGAAACCGTTAATGCCAAAGCCCAAGCCGAGTTTGATGCTTTTGTAAACAAGCTGCGAAAAGTCGGGGTTAATGTAATTGTAGTCGAAGACACTTTGGAACCCAATACTCCTGATAGTATTTTTCCCAACAATTGGATTTCGTTTCACGAAAACGGTGACGTGGTTTTATACCCCATGTTTGCTGAAAACCGCCGTGCCGAAAGAAGAGAGGATATTCTCGATATCTTGGAAGACGAAGGTTTCGAAATTAACGAAATCATGGATTATACCTTGGCCGAAGAAGACAATGTGTTTTTAGAAGGCACCGGTAGTTTACTTTTAGATCGCGAAAATGGGAAAGCCTATTGTGCTTTATCACCGCGTGCCGATGAAGAACTGATGATTGAATTTTGTGAGGATTTCGAATTTACTCCCGTGATTTTTGAAGCCTTCCAAACGGTTAATGGCGAAAGAAAATTAATTTATCATACCAATGTTATGATGACTTTAGGCGATACGTTTGCCGTAGTTTGTGCCGATTGTATCGACGACAAAAAAGAACGCAAAATGGTTTTAGACAGTCTGCGAGGCGATGACAAAGAAATCATCTTAATCACCGAAGACCAAGTCAACAACTTCGCCGGAAACATGCTGGAAGTCAAAGGTAAAAACGACGAAAGATTTTTAGTCATGAGCGAGTCGGCTTTTAAAAGCTTGACCAAAAAACAAATCGCTCAACTCGAAGCACACGTGGAAATCATCCACTCCAGTTTAGATACCATCGAAGCTTGCGGCGGCGGAAGTGCGCGTTGCATGATGGCGGAAATTTTCCTGCCTAAAGCATAA
- a CDS encoding CoA-binding protein, which produces MKNKKTLVLGATTKPERYAFKAITMLVEKGHSVLAIGQNQGEVAGVAIRTKNIPLKNIDTVTLYLNPVRQRDYYNYIIETKPKRVIFNPGTENPEFYQLLQSNGIKVEVACTLVLLATNQY; this is translated from the coding sequence ATGAAAAACAAGAAAACACTAGTGCTCGGCGCTACAACCAAACCCGAAAGATACGCTTTCAAAGCCATCACTATGTTAGTGGAAAAAGGACATTCTGTCCTGGCTATCGGTCAAAATCAAGGCGAAGTCGCCGGTGTTGCCATCCGAACCAAAAACATTCCTTTAAAAAATATCGATACGGTGACTTTGTATTTAAATCCGGTCAGACAAAGAGATTACTACAATTACATTATCGAAACCAAACCCAAACGCGTCATTTTCAATCCGGGAACAGAGAATCCTGAGTTCTACCAATTGTTACAAAGCAACGGCATCAAAGTAGAAGTCGCTTGTACGTTGGTTTTATTGGCTACCAATCAGTATTAG
- a CDS encoding dimethylarginine dimethylaminohydrolase family protein — MLPLNVKNETSRLRAVVLGSAENNGPTPTAEEAYDPKSLEHILAGTYPVEADMVKEMEAFNQVFQKYDVQVFRPKLIENYNQIFTRDIGFVIDDIFIKANILPDRERELDAIQYVIDQINPAKVVRPPEEVHIEGGDVMLWNDYIFIGTYKGSDYKDYITARTNMQGVNYIKELFPHKKVKEFDLVKSKLEARDNALHLDCCFQPVGKNKGIIYKSGFRQESDYVFLVKLFGKENLFHITRDEMYHMNSNVFSIDDNVVVSEKNFTRLNNWLRENGFTVEEIPYAEIAKQEGLLRCSTLPLIRD, encoded by the coding sequence ATGCTACCATTAAATGTAAAAAACGAAACCTCTAGATTAAGAGCGGTTGTGCTCGGTTCGGCCGAAAATAACGGGCCAACACCCACAGCCGAAGAAGCTTATGACCCAAAATCATTAGAACATATCCTCGCCGGAACTTATCCCGTTGAAGCCGATATGGTCAAAGAAATGGAAGCGTTCAATCAAGTTTTTCAAAAATATGACGTTCAAGTCTTTCGCCCGAAATTGATTGAAAACTACAACCAAATTTTCACCCGAGACATCGGTTTTGTTATCGATGATATTTTTATCAAAGCCAACATTTTACCCGATAGAGAACGAGAACTGGATGCTATTCAGTATGTTATCGACCAAATCAATCCTGCAAAAGTAGTTCGTCCACCGGAAGAAGTTCACATAGAAGGTGGTGACGTCATGCTTTGGAACGACTATATTTTCATCGGAACTTACAAAGGTTCTGATTATAAAGATTACATCACCGCACGAACCAATATGCAAGGTGTAAACTATATCAAGGAATTGTTTCCGCACAAAAAAGTGAAAGAATTCGATTTGGTCAAATCCAAGTTGGAAGCCCGAGATAATGCACTACATTTAGACTGTTGTTTTCAACCCGTTGGAAAAAACAAAGGCATCATCTATAAAAGCGGTTTCCGCCAAGAATCGGATTATGTTTTTTTGGTCAAATTATTCGGCAAAGAAAACCTCTTCCACATCACGCGTGACGAAATGTACCACATGAATTCCAATGTGTTTTCCATAGATGACAATGTAGTAGTTTCAGAAAAAAACTTTACTAGACTAAACAACTGGCTTCGAGAAAACGGATTCACCGTAGAAGAAATCCCATACGCAGAAATTGCCAAACAAGAAGGCTTGTTGAGATGCTCGACTTTGCCGTTAATTAGAGATTAA
- a CDS encoding beta strand repeat-containing protein yields MKKKYFLFTTLVLLTIVFESTAQVDNTFSGENSGANNTGNFNTGFGKDALMNNTSHSNNAFGARVLSVTTGGFNSAFGNESLANNTTGSLNSAFGTRSLWNNLTGKSNIAFGHRAMESNVFGSNNTAIGYGALLYSTGSNNIALGINTPKNLVSGNNNIFIGAETAKNLINGSYNVFLGNVSLEATPSSAKMAGNNTDATIILADGLGNQRIFVNKAGNVGIGLGNNVIPANRLDLGGGMVIGRNYVPNAATTAANTTLAPLNGMLVEGKVGIGNKSPNNKVEITHGVNGNSGLRFTNLTSQFNPSSNQTATKFLTVNANGDVVLQRMAGLTNTNVMASNANLMTTNVNNIQASAPIVNSISNSITGNQLVTTVNGVASAPVNLPQYLLNEVDGSTTNELQTISQSGNTITLSNGGGSVTIPTVVDTDTDEQHLALAGNVLSITNGNSVVLPPDVPQTLSQTGNTITLSNGGGSVTIPNMTDTDQQTLTLNGQVLSISNGNSVVLPTHGPQSITQNGAIVTLSNGGGSITLQSTTVTAGNNVTVLGDGSAGTPYVVSANDTSLYADNGAINTATTVGGNRIVEMNNSNIWFSTGNSNTNGKIYLGATASYPSTTGDYRLFVEGGILTEKVKVALRSSANWADYVFANDYKLMPLKEVETFVKANKHLPGVDSAEELAKNGIDVAQMQSKQMEKIEELTLYIIDQDKKIEAQGKAIEKNTKEIEELKAQIQALIAKTK; encoded by the coding sequence ATGAAAAAAAAATACTTTTTATTTACGACTTTAGTTCTTTTGACAATTGTTTTTGAATCCACCGCACAGGTTGACAATACATTTTCAGGAGAAAATTCAGGTGCCAATAATACCGGAAATTTTAATACGGGTTTTGGTAAAGATGCTTTGATGAACAATACCAGTCATAGCAACAATGCTTTTGGTGCAAGAGTATTATCTGTTACAACCGGAGGTTTTAACAGTGCTTTTGGTAACGAATCTTTGGCAAACAACACTACCGGTTCACTTAACAGTGCTTTTGGTACCCGAAGCTTATGGAATAATTTAACAGGGAAAAGCAATATTGCCTTTGGTCACAGAGCGATGGAATCAAATGTTTTCGGAAGTAACAATACAGCCATTGGTTATGGTGCTTTGTTGTACTCAACCGGTAGCAACAATATTGCCTTAGGAATAAATACACCAAAAAATTTAGTTTCAGGGAATAACAATATTTTTATTGGAGCAGAAACCGCGAAAAATTTAATCAACGGAAGTTATAATGTTTTTTTAGGAAATGTTAGTTTAGAAGCTACACCTTCTTCCGCAAAAATGGCCGGTAATAATACAGATGCAACTATAATTTTAGCTGATGGATTAGGTAACCAAAGGATTTTTGTGAACAAAGCCGGTAACGTTGGAATTGGTTTAGGAAATAATGTAATTCCGGCCAACAGACTCGATTTAGGAGGCGGAATGGTAATAGGAAGAAATTATGTTCCGAATGCAGCTACTACAGCAGCCAATACCACTTTGGCTCCATTAAACGGTATGTTAGTTGAAGGAAAAGTAGGGATTGGAAACAAATCACCTAATAATAAAGTAGAGATAACGCATGGTGTAAATGGTAATTCCGGACTTCGATTTACCAATTTGACCAGTCAATTCAATCCGTCTTCCAACCAAACAGCAACCAAATTTTTGACGGTGAATGCCAATGGAGATGTCGTTTTACAAAGAATGGCCGGTTTGACTAATACTAATGTTATGGCATCCAATGCCAATTTGATGACCACTAATGTTAATAATATTCAGGCTTCGGCTCCTATCGTGAATTCAATTTCAAACAGCATTACTGGTAACCAATTGGTAACAACGGTTAATGGTGTGGCAAGTGCTCCGGTAAATTTACCACAGTATCTTTTGAATGAGGTAGACGGAAGCACCACAAATGAATTGCAAACGATTTCTCAATCCGGAAACACAATTACATTATCCAACGGTGGAGGTTCGGTAACCATTCCAACAGTAGTCGATACGGATACGGATGAACAACATTTAGCTTTAGCCGGAAATGTACTTTCTATTACTAACGGTAACAGCGTTGTTCTCCCACCTGACGTGCCGCAAACACTTTCTCAAACAGGAAATACTATTACGCTTTCAAATGGCGGTGGTTCAGTTACCATACCGAATATGACTGATACTGATCAACAAACTTTAACTTTAAACGGACAAGTGCTTTCTATTTCTAATGGAAACAGCGTTGTCTTACCAACTCACGGACCACAATCTATAACACAAAATGGGGCTATAGTCACTTTGTCTAATGGTGGTGGTTCTATCACATTACAGTCAACTACAGTAACTGCGGGTAATAACGTGACTGTATTAGGCGATGGTTCAGCAGGAACTCCGTATGTGGTTAGCGCAAATGACACTAGTCTTTATGCCGATAATGGTGCAATCAACACAGCAACCACAGTAGGCGGGAACAGAATTGTGGAAATGAACAACAGTAACATTTGGTTCAGTACCGGAAACAGCAATACCAATGGTAAAATTTATTTGGGAGCAACCGCTTCTTACCCGAGTACTACCGGAGATTACAGACTATTTGTTGAAGGCGGAATTTTAACCGAAAAAGTAAAAGTGGCATTGAGAAGTTCAGCTAATTGGGCAGATTATGTTTTTGCCAATGACTACAAATTAATGCCACTAAAAGAAGTAGAAACTTTTGTAAAAGCCAACAAGCATTTGCCGGGAGTAGATTCTGCTGAAGAATTGGCTAAAAATGGAATCGATGTTGCTCAAATGCAATCCAAACAAATGGAGAAAATAGAAGAGTTAACGCTTTATATTATCGACCAAGACAAAAAAATAGAAGCACAAGGCAAAGCCATCGAAAAAAATACCAAAGAAATCGAAGAGTTGAAAGCACAAATACAAGCTTTGATAGCAAAAACTAAATAA